A single window of Xylocopilactobacillus apicola DNA harbors:
- a CDS encoding ABC transporter ATP-binding protein codes for MTTPKKILQVEHLKQYFNVGKANEVKAVDDVSFDIYEGETFGLVGESGSGKSTTGRSIIRLYQPTSGKITFDGQDVCKIKNHGSEILNFRRSIQMIFQDPYASLDPRMKVKDIIAEGLDVHHLAKSDQDRTNRVKSLLKVVGLNPDHLTRYPHEFSGGQRQRIGIARALAVDPKFIIADEPISALDVSIQAQVVNLMKEIQQNNNLTYLFIAHDLSMVKYISDRIAVMHLGHLMELGTADDVYNHPLHPYTKSLLSAIPLPDPEVERKRQQIPYDSSIERKGDEKRELREVVPGHFVYSTVAEVAEYQKEAQR; via the coding sequence ATGACAACACCGAAGAAAATTCTCCAAGTCGAACACCTTAAACAGTATTTTAATGTCGGCAAAGCTAACGAGGTCAAGGCCGTTGATGACGTGAGTTTTGATATTTATGAAGGCGAGACTTTTGGTCTTGTGGGCGAATCTGGTTCTGGCAAAAGTACGACGGGTCGTAGTATTATCAGACTTTATCAACCAACAAGTGGTAAGATTACTTTTGATGGTCAAGATGTTTGTAAAATCAAGAATCACGGTTCAGAAATCTTGAATTTTCGGCGCAGTATTCAAATGATTTTTCAAGATCCTTATGCTTCGCTTGATCCCCGGATGAAAGTAAAAGATATCATTGCTGAAGGTCTAGATGTCCATCATTTGGCTAAGAGCGATCAAGACCGTACGAATCGTGTCAAGTCTTTGTTGAAAGTAGTTGGACTTAATCCTGATCATTTGACTCGCTATCCGCACGAATTTTCTGGTGGACAGCGCCAGAGGATTGGAATTGCGCGTGCTCTGGCAGTGGATCCGAAGTTTATTATTGCTGACGAACCAATCTCGGCGCTTGACGTTTCGATTCAAGCCCAAGTAGTTAATTTAATGAAGGAAATACAACAAAACAACAATCTGACTTATTTGTTTATTGCTCATGATTTATCGATGGTTAAATACATCAGCGATCGGATTGCAGTAATGCATTTAGGACATTTAATGGAGTTGGGTACAGCTGATGATGTTTATAATCATCCACTGCACCCTTATACAAAGAGCTTGCTTTCGGCGATTCCGCTGCCTGATCCCGAGGTTGAGCGCAAACGCCAGCAAATTCCTTACGATAGTTCGATTGAACGCAAGGGAGATGAAAAACGGGAGTTAAGAGAAGTTGTCCCAGGACATTTTGTTTATAGTACTGTAGCTGAAGTGGCTGAATACCAAAAAGAAGCTCAGCGTTAG
- a CDS encoding ABC transporter ATP-binding protein, giving the protein MVEEILSVKNLRINFHTFAGKVQAIRDVSFDLKKGETLAIVGESGSGKSVTTRSIIGLLASNAQIESGVIDYKGQDLLKASKKEMNDHRGNDLAMIFQDPMTSLDPTMPIGKQVAEPLRIHQKISKSEALKRAQEALEMVGIEDAPRRMKDYPHQFSGGQRQRIVIAIAIVNEPEILIADEPTTALDVTVQAQIIDLMKELQQRINTSIIFITHDLGVVAGIADRVAVMYAGKIVEYGTVDDIFYNPKHPYTWGLLSSMPTLDLGSDKLASIPGTPPDLLDPPKGDAFAPRNPYAMQIDLEEQPPFFEVSPTHYAATWLLHPDAPKVEPPAAIKARSEEYQHLQHAGQIENPIEGSLN; this is encoded by the coding sequence ATGGTAGAAGAAATTTTGAGTGTCAAAAACCTTCGAATCAATTTTCACACTTTCGCAGGGAAGGTTCAGGCAATTCGCGATGTTAGTTTTGACCTTAAAAAAGGGGAGACGCTGGCGATTGTTGGTGAATCTGGTTCTGGCAAATCAGTGACAACCCGTAGTATTATCGGACTCTTGGCATCTAATGCCCAAATAGAAAGCGGAGTTATCGATTATAAGGGGCAGGATCTTTTAAAAGCATCAAAAAAAGAGATGAACGACCATCGAGGCAATGATTTAGCGATGATTTTTCAAGATCCAATGACTTCTCTTGATCCGACGATGCCAATTGGTAAACAAGTGGCGGAACCTTTAAGAATCCATCAAAAGATTTCTAAGTCTGAGGCGCTAAAACGGGCACAAGAGGCCTTAGAAATGGTTGGGATTGAGGACGCACCGCGGAGGATGAAAGATTATCCGCATCAGTTTTCTGGTGGTCAGCGCCAACGGATCGTAATTGCGATCGCGATTGTTAATGAACCGGAAATTCTGATCGCTGACGAACCGACAACCGCTTTGGATGTTACGGTGCAAGCTCAGATCATCGATTTAATGAAGGAATTGCAACAAAGAATTAATACTTCAATTATCTTTATTACTCATGATTTAGGAGTTGTGGCAGGAATTGCTGATCGGGTTGCGGTAATGTACGCCGGAAAAATTGTGGAGTACGGCACAGTGGACGACATCTTTTATAATCCAAAACATCCGTATACCTGGGGACTTTTAAGTTCGATGCCGACGCTTGATCTGGGAAGTGATAAATTGGCGTCAATTCCAGGTACTCCGCCTGATTTATTAGATCCACCAAAGGGAGATGCTTTTGCACCGCGTAATCCTTATGCAATGCAAATTGATTTAGAAGAGCAGCCGCCGTTCTTTGAAGTTAGTCCAACTCACTATGCGGCAACTTGGTTGTTGCACCCGGATGCTCCAAAAGTTGAGCCGCCTGCGGCAATCAAAGCACGCTCAGAGGAATACCAGCATTTACAACATGCAGGTCAAATCGAAAATCCGATTGAGGGGAGTTTAAATTAA
- a CDS encoding ABC transporter permease has protein sequence MEEVKINAQSFQKVTSDQSADQEKISAPSLTFVQDAIRRLCHNKVAVVAFIVLVIMGVLAFLAPVIAPHNPNAQNPDYANLPPRIANSNIPGFRGKIKNAAGVVVDPYKANNVPKNRTYILGTDYLGRDLFSRILYGTRLSLIIAFIAALVDLIIGLPYGIISGWKGGSVDLVMQRIIEIISSVPNLIVAILLLLVLKPGLQSIILAIAFSSWVTMARLIRAQTLKLKEQEYVLASITIGETPLRIARKHLIPNLSSTIIIQTMFSIPSAIFFEAFLSFIGIGIPAPNASLGTLLSDGQKAFRFLPYQMWYPALVLCILMISFNFFADGLRDAFDPKSE, from the coding sequence ATGGAGGAAGTAAAGATTAATGCTCAAAGTTTCCAGAAGGTTACTAGCGATCAGTCGGCTGACCAAGAGAAAATTAGCGCACCTTCTTTAACTTTTGTGCAAGATGCAATTAGGCGTTTATGCCATAATAAAGTTGCAGTTGTTGCTTTTATTGTTTTAGTGATTATGGGAGTTTTGGCATTCTTAGCGCCAGTTATTGCGCCACATAATCCCAATGCTCAAAATCCAGATTATGCGAATTTACCTCCACGAATTGCTAATTCAAATATCCCCGGTTTCCGAGGGAAAATTAAAAATGCTGCTGGGGTTGTTGTTGATCCTTATAAGGCTAATAATGTACCGAAAAATCGGACTTATATTTTGGGGACCGATTATTTAGGAAGAGACTTGTTCTCTCGGATTCTTTATGGAACAAGACTTTCTTTAATCATTGCTTTCATTGCGGCATTAGTCGATTTGATAATTGGATTGCCTTACGGAATAATTTCCGGTTGGAAAGGCGGTAGCGTTGACCTTGTGATGCAGCGGATTATTGAAATTATCTCTTCGGTTCCAAATTTAATTGTCGCGATTTTGTTGCTTTTGGTGCTAAAACCAGGATTACAGTCAATTATTTTGGCGATTGCATTTAGTAGTTGGGTCACAATGGCGCGGTTAATTCGAGCTCAGACGTTGAAGTTAAAAGAGCAAGAATATGTTTTAGCCTCAATTACAATTGGTGAAACACCGCTAAGAATTGCGAGAAAGCATTTGATTCCGAACCTTTCTTCAACAATTATTATTCAAACAATGTTTTCAATTCCAAGTGCAATTTTCTTTGAAGCTTTCTTGAGCTTTATCGGAATTGGAATTCCGGCACCAAATGCGTCACTAGGAACATTGTTATCTGACGGACAGAAAGCATTTCGTTTCTTACCATACCAAATGTGGTATCCGGCACTAGTTTTGTGCATCTTAATGATTTCCTTTAACTTTTTCGCGGATGGGTTAAGAGATGCCTTTGATCCAAAATCTGAGTAG
- the opp3b gene encoding oligopeptide ABC transporter permease, whose translation MTKYILKRIFYLLLTLFIVASVTFFMMKMMPGTPFTNQDKLSAEQLKIMNQQYGLNKPIWQQYITYMLNLLHGDFGTSFQFNNQSVSTLIISRLKPSMLIGAQAMILGSVLGIILGAISAINKNSWVDSLATFVSILGISVPSFVLGVLLQFYLAFKMKIFPIALWDGWRSSILPSLALAVSPLAQIARFMRTEMVDVLNSDYIELSKAKGNTKWQTVVKHALRNSLIPVITIIGPLTANILTGSMVVENIFSIPGIGEQFVKSIMTNDYPTIMGLTIFYSVIFMIMLLITDILYMIVDPRIRLTSKGRK comes from the coding sequence ATGACCAAATATATATTAAAGCGAATTTTCTATCTGCTGTTAACCCTTTTTATTGTCGCCAGCGTGACATTTTTCATGATGAAAATGATGCCCGGAACTCCTTTTACCAATCAGGATAAGTTGTCAGCAGAACAGCTTAAAATTATGAACCAACAATACGGATTGAATAAACCAATTTGGCAGCAATACATAACATACATGTTAAATTTGTTGCATGGTGATTTTGGAACTTCATTCCAATTTAATAATCAATCTGTTTCAACTTTGATTATTTCAAGGTTGAAACCTTCTATGTTAATTGGTGCTCAAGCGATGATTTTGGGCTCGGTTCTTGGGATTATTTTAGGCGCTATTTCGGCCATCAACAAGAATAGTTGGGTCGATAGTCTTGCAACTTTTGTTTCGATTTTAGGGATTTCGGTACCAAGTTTTGTTTTAGGAGTGTTATTACAATTTTATTTGGCCTTCAAAATGAAAATTTTTCCGATTGCTTTGTGGGATGGCTGGCGCTCAAGTATTTTACCTTCGTTAGCCTTAGCAGTTTCGCCATTAGCTCAAATTGCGCGCTTTATGCGCACAGAAATGGTCGATGTTTTAAATAGCGACTATATTGAACTTTCAAAGGCGAAGGGAAATACTAAGTGGCAAACAGTTGTTAAGCACGCTCTAAGGAACTCTTTAATTCCCGTGATCACTATTATCGGACCATTAACAGCAAATATTTTAACGGGATCGATGGTTGTTGAAAATATTTTCTCTATTCCTGGAATCGGCGAACAATTTGTTAAATCAATTATGACTAACGATTATCCGACGATTATGGGATTGACGATTTTCTATTCAGTGATTTTTATGATCATGTTACTAATTACTGATATTTTATATATGATTGTTGATCCACGAATTCGATTGACTAGTAAGGGGAGGAAATGA
- a CDS encoding peptide ABC transporter substrate-binding protein, whose product MKLKKVLIAGVTIALGSFALVGCSSSSSSSSKTKETTSNNANSVLRISEKDVISTMDSSLATDTISSQNLNNVMDGLYRYKGKTIAPAIATKVVKPTNNGLTYTFPLRKDAKWSNGDPVTANDFVFAWKRTVNPETKSQYAYIYEGIANAKDITAGKKPVDSLGVKAIDDHTFEVTLEKPIPYFSQLMSAAFFFPQNEKTVNKWGKQYGTNSDTLVFNGPYKLVNWKGSDNSWTEEKNDSYWNAKSVNVKKIQYQVVKDPTTAVNLYQSNKLDRALLTGDTAKQMKGSDGYGITKKSSTFYLSANQQKNEIFKNANVRRALSMSVNRKQLTSKVLGDGSTVNNSIVASNIAFDPNDKTKDFVKETSSTGDKYTKYDPAEAKKLWEKGLKETGNTGKTFNLVLLGDDTDNAKKQSEFLQNQLEKLPGLKLTLSNVPFKSRLTRAKSGDFDLVVYAWNADFPDPINFLTLVTKDSSYNVGKWENEKFDALVDKSLTDDANNPTKRWKDMMDAQDILNEEQGVAPLYQLGEAWMTNKRVKNMTLNPGSMYDMNLVELKD is encoded by the coding sequence ATGAAACTTAAAAAAGTTCTAATTGCGGGGGTGACGATTGCCTTAGGATCCTTTGCTCTGGTTGGTTGTAGTTCTTCTTCCTCATCTTCGAGTAAAACGAAGGAAACAACAAGTAATAATGCTAATAGCGTACTCAGAATTTCCGAAAAGGACGTTATTTCGACGATGGATTCATCTTTGGCAACTGATACGATCAGTTCCCAAAATCTTAACAATGTGATGGATGGTCTTTATCGCTATAAGGGGAAAACAATCGCACCAGCAATTGCGACTAAAGTTGTTAAACCAACGAATAATGGTTTGACTTATACTTTTCCTTTACGTAAGGATGCCAAGTGGAGTAATGGTGATCCAGTGACAGCAAACGATTTTGTTTTTGCTTGGAAACGAACTGTTAATCCTGAAACTAAATCTCAATATGCGTATATCTACGAAGGAATTGCTAACGCAAAAGATATCACTGCCGGGAAGAAACCAGTCGATTCTCTTGGGGTCAAAGCAATTGATGATCATACTTTTGAGGTAACTTTAGAAAAGCCAATTCCTTATTTTAGTCAATTAATGAGTGCAGCTTTCTTCTTCCCCCAAAACGAAAAAACAGTCAATAAATGGGGCAAGCAGTACGGGACTAATTCAGATACTTTAGTGTTCAACGGACCTTATAAATTAGTTAACTGGAAAGGTTCTGACAATAGTTGGACTGAAGAAAAAAATGATAGTTATTGGAATGCCAAGAGTGTTAATGTCAAGAAAATCCAATACCAAGTAGTTAAAGATCCGACAACTGCTGTTAACTTATATCAGTCTAACAAATTGGACCGGGCGCTTTTGACAGGAGATACTGCTAAACAGATGAAAGGCTCAGATGGTTATGGCATTACTAAGAAGAGTTCAACTTTCTATTTGTCAGCTAATCAGCAGAAAAATGAAATTTTCAAAAACGCTAATGTTCGTCGTGCACTTTCAATGTCAGTTAATCGTAAGCAGTTAACGAGTAAAGTTCTTGGTGACGGATCTACAGTCAATAATTCAATTGTTGCAAGCAATATTGCATTTGACCCTAACGATAAGACCAAAGATTTTGTTAAAGAAACCAGCTCGACAGGCGACAAGTATACAAAATACGATCCCGCAGAAGCTAAGAAACTTTGGGAAAAAGGATTAAAAGAAACTGGCAACACTGGTAAAACTTTTAATTTAGTTTTACTAGGTGATGATACAGACAATGCTAAGAAACAAAGTGAATTTCTTCAAAACCAATTAGAGAAATTACCTGGTTTGAAACTGACCTTAAGTAACGTTCCATTCAAGAGTCGTCTTACTCGTGCAAAATCTGGTGATTTTGATTTAGTAGTATATGCTTGGAATGCTGATTTTCCAGATCCGATCAACTTCTTAACATTAGTTACAAAAGATTCTAGTTATAACGTTGGGAAATGGGAGAACGAGAAATTCGATGCGTTAGTTGATAAGAGCCTGACTGATGATGCTAATAACCCAACCAAACGCTGGAAAGATATGATGGACGCTCAAGATATTCTCAATGAGGAACAAGGAGTAGCGCCTCTTTATCAATTAGGCGAAGCTTGGATGACTAACAAGCGAGTTAAGAATATGACTCTTAATCCAGGAAGTATGTACGACATGAATTTAGTTGAATTGAAAGATTAG
- a CDS encoding peptide ABC transporter substrate-binding protein, whose protein sequence is MKAKKLLIASTVVLLSMGVLSGCSSSSNSSQPAKKDSHDSVIRISEKDVIATMDSSLNTDAAGSQNLNNTMDGLYRYKGKKIEPAIATKIVKPTNNGLTYTFPLRKNALWSNGDPVTAEDFVFAWKRTVNPETKSQYAYIYEGIANAKEINAGSKPVDSLGVKAIDKYTLEVTLEKPIPYFDQLMTFFNFYPQNQKAVEKWGKKYGTSSKTLVFNGPYKLVDWNGANNSWTEVKNDRYWNAKEVKVKKLQYQVVKDPSTALNLYQSNKLDRALVSGDIAKQMKGSDGYGLAKKNVTLYVTPNLKTQPILNNLKIRRALSLSINRKQLTNKILGDGSVPVSSFMPSNMAFDPKDSSKDFVKETSTTAALYGKYDPNEAKKLWEEGLKETGNSGKTFNMTLLSDDQDNSKKQSEFLQNQFEKLPGLKITLSNVPGKTRSTRQKSGDFDLTVSAWGADFPDPINFLTLLTSDSSYNTGKWEEPKYDSLINQSLNEDANNPSARWKDMLAAQDILNEQQAVFPLYQQAEAWMTSKKVKNFVLTGGDTYNMAEVKLEN, encoded by the coding sequence TTGAAAGCTAAAAAATTATTGATTGCAAGCACAGTAGTCTTGCTAAGTATGGGTGTACTATCTGGTTGTAGCAGTTCTTCTAATAGTTCTCAACCAGCCAAGAAAGATAGTCATGATAGTGTCATTAGAATTTCAGAAAAAGATGTAATCGCAACCATGGATTCCTCTTTGAATACTGATGCTGCAGGTTCTCAGAACTTGAATAACACGATGGATGGCCTTTATCGCTACAAAGGCAAGAAAATTGAACCAGCCATCGCGACCAAAATCGTTAAACCTACCAACAATGGTTTGACTTATACTTTTCCATTGCGAAAAAATGCTTTATGGAGTAATGGGGATCCGGTAACTGCAGAAGATTTTGTTTTTGCTTGGAAACGGACAGTCAATCCGGAAACCAAATCACAATATGCCTATATTTATGAGGGCATTGCCAATGCTAAGGAAATTAACGCAGGGAGTAAGCCCGTCGATTCTCTCGGCGTCAAAGCAATTGATAAATATACGCTTGAAGTAACACTTGAAAAGCCAATTCCTTACTTTGACCAATTAATGACATTTTTCAATTTCTATCCGCAAAATCAAAAAGCGGTTGAAAAATGGGGCAAAAAATATGGAACTAGCTCGAAGACCTTGGTTTTTAACGGACCATATAAATTAGTAGATTGGAACGGGGCTAATAATAGTTGGACCGAAGTTAAAAACGATCGTTACTGGAATGCCAAAGAAGTCAAAGTTAAGAAGTTGCAGTATCAAGTTGTGAAAGATCCTTCGACTGCTTTGAATCTGTATCAAAGTAACAAACTAGATCGGGCACTCGTAAGTGGTGACATTGCAAAACAAATGAAAGGGTCGGATGGTTATGGTCTCGCAAAGAAAAACGTCACACTTTACGTTACGCCAAATCTTAAAACACAGCCGATTTTAAATAATCTCAAAATTCGGCGGGCGCTATCGCTATCGATCAACCGTAAGCAGTTAACTAATAAAATTTTGGGTGATGGTTCAGTTCCAGTTAGCTCTTTTATGCCAAGCAATATGGCTTTTGATCCAAAAGACTCAAGCAAGGACTTTGTCAAAGAAACAAGTACAACGGCGGCCCTTTATGGTAAATATGACCCAAACGAAGCTAAGAAATTGTGGGAAGAAGGACTAAAGGAAACTGGTAATTCGGGCAAAACGTTTAATATGACTCTCTTAAGCGATGATCAAGATAACTCTAAGAAGCAAAGTGAATTTCTGCAAAATCAATTTGAAAAATTACCAGGTCTAAAAATTACTTTAAGTAACGTTCCCGGTAAAACTCGTTCCACTCGGCAAAAATCAGGCGATTTTGATCTGACAGTATCTGCTTGGGGCGCTGATTTTCCAGATCCAATTAATTTTTTGACCCTGTTAACTAGTGATTCTAGCTACAATACTGGTAAATGGGAGGAGCCGAAATACGATAGCTTGATTAATCAAAGTTTAAATGAAGATGCCAATAATCCGAGTGCTCGGTGGAAAGACATGTTAGCAGCACAAGATATTTTAAATGAACAACAGGCAGTTTTCCCACTTTACCAACAAGCTGAAGCTTGGATGACAAGTAAAAAAGTTAAAAATTTTGTCTTAACAGGCGGCGATACTTACAACATGGCTGAAGTTAAGCTAGAAAATTAA
- a CDS encoding peptide ABC transporter substrate-binding protein codes for MKLNKFLLAGAITILSVGFATGCAKTSTSKSQSSSTTASSKPKIKQAEIVRIAERDVIPTMDSSHAAGPVSAQNLANTMDGLYRYEGSQLKAAMAEKIVKPTNKGLTYTFKIRPNAKWSNGDQVSADDFVSAWQRMVDPATKSQNAYLYEGIKNATEITAGSKAVDTLGVKSIDSKTLRVTMEKPIPYFDQLLASSAFYPQNAKLVKKWGSQYGTNSKTLAFNGPYTLDHWNSPDNTWTEVKNKHYWNAKNVKLNKVQYQVVKDPTTSLNLYQSNKLDRVMVSGEIAKQMKDHKDFELAKKNATYYITPNLKKLPLMNNAKIRQAISLSINRKQLIDKVLGGGSALSNSFTPRGLAFDPADSTKDFVSETSKTAGIYGKYDPAQAKKLWQAGLKETGNTDKTINLELLADDLEVFKSQSEFLQSELEKLPGLKITLSNVPTKTRLMRQSSGDFDLVAAPNAADFADPTSFLDLLTTNSTFNYGKWSNAKYDALIKNSSTTDVNKPDARWKDLLAAQNLLNEQQPVIALYQPAGSWLSNRKLKGMNLCPNSIYDMACVKFEK; via the coding sequence ATGAAACTAAACAAATTTTTGCTCGCGGGCGCCATTACAATCCTTAGTGTTGGTTTTGCCACCGGTTGCGCTAAGACGAGCACTTCGAAGTCGCAAAGTAGCTCAACGACTGCTAGTTCAAAGCCCAAAATAAAACAAGCTGAAATCGTACGGATTGCTGAGCGCGATGTAATTCCGACGATGGATTCGTCTCATGCAGCCGGTCCCGTCTCAGCCCAAAATTTGGCGAATACAATGGATGGACTGTATCGTTATGAGGGCAGTCAATTAAAGGCGGCAATGGCCGAAAAAATTGTGAAGCCCACCAACAAGGGCTTGACTTATACTTTTAAAATTCGTCCAAATGCTAAGTGGAGTAACGGTGATCAGGTGAGCGCAGATGATTTTGTTTCTGCGTGGCAAAGAATGGTGGACCCAGCAACTAAGTCCCAAAACGCTTATTTGTATGAAGGGATTAAGAATGCGACCGAGATTACAGCAGGAAGCAAGGCAGTAGATACTTTGGGTGTCAAATCTATTGATTCGAAGACTTTGCGTGTAACGATGGAAAAGCCAATTCCTTATTTTGATCAATTGCTCGCCAGTAGTGCATTTTATCCTCAGAATGCAAAGTTGGTCAAAAAGTGGGGCTCTCAGTATGGAACCAACTCCAAGACGCTGGCTTTTAACGGTCCTTATACGCTCGATCATTGGAATAGTCCCGATAATACTTGGACAGAAGTAAAAAACAAACATTATTGGAATGCCAAAAATGTGAAATTGAATAAAGTCCAATATCAAGTGGTAAAAGATCCGACGACTTCACTTAATCTTTATCAATCAAACAAACTAGATCGCGTCATGGTTTCCGGGGAGATCGCCAAGCAAATGAAGGATCATAAAGATTTCGAATTGGCAAAGAAGAACGCGACTTATTACATCACTCCTAATTTAAAGAAACTGCCGTTAATGAATAATGCAAAAATTCGTCAGGCTATTTCGTTATCGATTAATCGCAAACAGTTGATTGATAAAGTGCTAGGCGGTGGGTCAGCGTTATCCAATTCGTTTACCCCGCGCGGCTTGGCTTTTGATCCAGCTGATTCAACTAAGGATTTTGTTAGCGAAACTAGTAAAACGGCCGGTATTTACGGTAAATATGATCCAGCTCAAGCAAAGAAGCTCTGGCAGGCAGGGTTAAAAGAAACTGGCAATACGGATAAAACTATTAATTTAGAATTGTTGGCCGATGATCTGGAAGTCTTTAAATCGCAAAGTGAATTTCTACAGAGTGAGCTTGAAAAGTTGCCTGGACTGAAAATTACTTTGAGTAACGTTCCAACCAAAACTCGTTTAATGCGCCAGAGTAGTGGGGATTTTGATTTAGTGGCAGCGCCTAATGCAGCGGATTTTGCCGATCCGACTAGTTTTCTGGATTTATTAACGACAAATTCAACTTTTAATTATGGTAAATGGAGCAATGCTAAATACGATGCTTTGATTAAGAATAGCTCCACTACTGACGTCAATAAACCGGATGCTCGCTGGAAAGATTTACTAGCGGCTCAAAACCTCTTAAATGAACAACAACCAGTGATTGCACTTTACCAGCCTGCTGGATCGTGGTTGAGTAATCGCAAACTCAAAGGGATGAACCTTTGTCCAAATAGTATTTATGATATGGCTTGCGTAAAATTTGAAAAATAG
- a CDS encoding response regulator transcription factor: MIRIYLAEDQSILQSALSQLLDLEDDLTIVGAADNGNNAWEDIQTLKPDVAVLDIEMPEMTGLDVADQIHTSDLSTKVIILTTFAQRVYFERAVKAEVAGYLLKDSPSDELIETIRQVMDGLTRYSPELVINMVSSEQNPLTKRELAVLEAASDGMSSKEIATALFLSVGTVRNYLSAIFSKLGVHSRMEAVKIAKKNKWLS; the protein is encoded by the coding sequence ATGATTAGAATTTATTTAGCGGAAGATCAAAGTATTTTGCAGTCGGCACTTAGTCAATTACTAGATTTAGAAGATGACCTGACGATTGTCGGTGCAGCTGATAACGGGAATAATGCTTGGGAAGACATTCAAACTCTTAAGCCGGATGTAGCAGTGTTAGATATTGAAATGCCTGAAATGACGGGACTTGATGTTGCTGATCAGATTCATACAAGTGACTTGAGCACCAAAGTGATCATTTTAACTACTTTTGCCCAAAGGGTTTATTTTGAGCGTGCAGTGAAGGCAGAAGTTGCGGGTTATTTATTAAAGGATAGTCCAAGTGATGAGTTAATTGAAACAATTCGGCAAGTCATGGACGGTCTTACTCGGTATTCACCAGAATTAGTAATAAATATGGTGAGCTCTGAACAAAATCCTTTAACGAAGCGTGAACTAGCAGTGTTAGAGGCTGCTTCAGATGGCATGTCTTCAAAAGAGATTGCGACTGCATTATTTTTATCTGTTGGGACAGTGCGAAACTATTTGTCGGCAATCTTTAGTAAGTTAGGAGTCCATAGCCGGATGGAAGCAGTGAAAATTGCTAAGAAGAATAAGTGGCTGAGTTGA
- a CDS encoding sensor histidine kinase, with protein MNYIWLIYLPMTMDFYLPVKSWHDLFWLLATIIFLIDYILVFEKSAWRRVTIPLELMITGAFCIFEMNFYMIIFSGWQLSYTLGHYPKKYFNWFCLAYYLCVGIGSIHAITIRHNNFDLVNVLFILIFVMFSPMMSYGLSHAWLRRYQLSQDKRRLEAIVRQGERDRIARDLHDTLGQSFSMITIKAELAQKLLIKRPEQVAGELSDIAAASRENLQLVRNIVNDLHQKSLTEVLLEQSKNLAAADLILITKGESEAVEWSTAVQNKFAEVLPEAITNIIRHAHAHEVQINFNEFKDRYQIIVHDDGRAKSFMRSGSHGITGMESRMLEAGGTFEISRERHGTEVQFEIFKDQK; from the coding sequence ATGAACTACATCTGGCTAATTTATCTGCCAATGACGATGGATTTTTATCTGCCGGTTAAAAGCTGGCATGATTTGTTTTGGCTTTTGGCAACGATTATTTTTTTGATTGATTATATTTTAGTTTTTGAAAAAAGTGCTTGGCGTCGTGTTACAATTCCGCTTGAATTGATGATTACCGGCGCCTTTTGCATTTTTGAAATGAATTTTTATATGATCATTTTTTCGGGCTGGCAATTATCATATACGCTTGGACATTATCCGAAAAAGTATTTTAACTGGTTTTGTTTAGCTTATTATCTTTGTGTTGGCATCGGGAGTATTCATGCAATCACAATCAGGCATAATAATTTTGATTTAGTTAATGTGCTATTTATTTTGATTTTTGTCATGTTTTCTCCGATGATGTCGTACGGACTTTCGCATGCGTGGCTTAGAAGATATCAACTTAGCCAAGATAAAAGGCGACTTGAAGCAATTGTTCGCCAAGGTGAGCGGGACCGCATCGCTAGAGACTTACATGACACTTTGGGTCAAAGTTTTTCGATGATTACGATCAAAGCTGAACTTGCACAGAAGTTACTAATCAAAAGACCTGAACAAGTGGCAGGTGAATTATCAGATATTGCGGCTGCTAGTCGGGAAAATTTACAATTAGTTCGTAATATTGTTAATGATTTACACCAAAAATCATTGACGGAAGTTCTGCTAGAGCAGAGTAAAAATTTAGCTGCAGCGGATTTAATTTTAATTACTAAAGGTGAATCAGAGGCTGTTGAGTGGTCGACTGCGGTACAAAATAAATTTGCAGAGGTTTTGCCGGAAGCAATTACCAATATAATTCGCCACGCGCATGCACATGAAGTTCAAATCAATTTCAATGAATTTAAAGATCGTTATCAAATTATTGTGCATGATGATGGGAGAGCTAAGAGTTTTATGCGGTCGGGGTCTCACGGAATTACCGGAATGGAGAGTCGGATGTTAGAAGCAGGCGGTACTTTTGAAATTAGCCGAGAAAGGCATGGTACTGAGGTTCAATTTGAAATTTTTAAGGATCAAAAATGA